Proteins from a single region of Eremothecium gossypii ATCC 10895 chromosome VI, complete sequence:
- the VRG4 gene encoding GDP-mannose transporter (Syntenic homolog of Saccharomyces cerevisiae YGL225W (VRG4), YER039C (HVG1) and YER039C-A; YER039C and YER039C-A represent one ORF in this genome): MSELKVDTGRLSHIANSGPMSILAYCASSILMTVTNKCVVGSDKFNMLFVMLFAQSLVCVTALVLLKALGYVQYRPLNKVDVKNWLLISVLLVLMTYTSSRALKYLAVPIYTIFKNLTIILIAYGEVLFFGGRVTAMELSSFLLIVLSSVVATLGDQQALAKKPLAAAVESILGLNVGYFWMFTNCICSALFVLIMRKRIALTKFKDFDTMFYNNILSLPLLMLASFMFEDWGAANIARNLTKDYIIIMIISGLASVGISYCSGWCVRVTSSTTYSMVGALNKLPIALSGLLFFDAPKNFLSIFSIFLGFLSGIVYAVAKQKKQSQPAN, from the coding sequence ATGTCTGAATTGAAAGTGGATACGGGTAGGCTTTCGCACATCGCCAACAGTGGGCCGATGTCGATTCTGGCATACTGCGCGTCGTCCATCCTGATGACGGTAACAAACAAGTGCGTGGTGGGGTCTGACAAGTTCAATATGCTGTTTGTGATGCTGTTTGCGCAGTCACTTGTGTGTGTTACCGCTTTGGTGCTGCTGAAGGCGTTGGGTTACGTGCAGTATCGGCCCCTGAACAAAGTGGACGTCAAGAACTGGCTGTTGATCTCGGTGTTGCTGGTGCTGATGACGTACACGTCATCACGGGCGCTGAAGTACCTGGCCGTGCCGATCTACACGATTTTTAAGAACTTGACGATCATCCTGATTGCCTACGGAGAGGTGCTTTTCTTCGGTGGGCGCGTGACGGCGATGGAGCTATCGTCGTTCTTGCTGATTGTGCTCTCCTCTGTGGTGGCCACTCTGGGTGACcagcaggcgctggccAAGAAGCCGCtggctgctgctgtcgaGAGCATCTTGGGTTTGAACGTGGGCTATTTCTGGATGTTTACCAACTGCATATGCTCCGCGCTCTTCGTGCTGATCATGAGAAAGCGGATCGCTCTGACGAAGTTCAAGGATTTTGACACAATGTTTTACAACAACATCCTGTCGCTGCCACTTCTAATGCTGGCCTCCTTCATGTTCGAAGACTGGGGGGCTGCTAACATCGCACGGAACTTGACCAAGGACTACATTATCATCATGATTATTTCCGGTCTGGCGTCCGTTGGTATCTCATACTGCTCGGGCTGGTGTGTCAGAGTGACATCCTCTACTACTTACTCTATGGTTGGTGCCTTGAACAAGCTTCCGATAGCGTTGTCGGGTCTGCTCTTCTTTGATGCCCCCAAGAACTTTCTATCCATATTCTCCATCTTCTTAGGCTTCCTGTCTGGTATCGTTTATGCAGTTGcgaagcagaagaagcagAGTCAGCCGGCGAATTGA
- the GLN3 gene encoding nitrogen-responsive transcriptional regulator GLN3 (Syntenic homolog of Saccharomyces cerevisiae YER040W (GLN3)), whose amino-acid sequence MKEADTVEANSDGQQVDEKVGERTFCRDEVGRGVPQVGQFDSMLEMLPEDMGDAPFGLWANGGESGEEAAGGLGSAYHEKNDMGFSFGGLGPVAGGEGTQPIDILPAAGRNNYLNLQNGEIDQLWHFNVDEFMMTPSEQSGMSDGATISQPNSFTSDAALGMPGSQLVPSDVQDGVPFLADARPMQRRSSASVGQGDRAWDGVFMSGQALRPGYEHDMGFFSPAIFTNGARILDGRATMQDNLQVQDSGPGDLNAVPRPLAAPKRPPGHLKTNSIAEDGHIPLSSHTTTNAIKKTQLTRQPSSSSLSSYRKGPQNNASSADGCTKPQTQCFNCKTFKTPLWRRDLQGNTLCNACGLFQKLHGTMRPLSLKSDVIKKRNTKKRARKAEQDAQKAANSVIPRKVSGSLQRGATDYSNGAGLENGRTHNELQAMKYPSRRVYGSPTKVGNVQSGHTGMDFAGGRHYRKSSQEVPFFPVNETYRLNSSDLMKHNSRMASSSQNGTRKSRQGSASSSTSSKSSSRQVVPILPKPSSLDTTIPHQSLSSTMSLSNLQTYNSTMNSTASSPRYMNSPRGSNGAILSATSPIQSSGMLSTSAGCGSATITIPRKNSSRGVSQSLSFMAQSLQQLQNQNSNTLSSSAQQTLPVSNVAGSVSPQHQTSKSPSSPDLFSDQSSRDPMCTESKSHTSLLSQQLQQNHGHNGLKPAQPQFQSPDTPAAVPSHKSMLVSTAVSPALPFQAVNATVSPRHSYAVSMQQQRGVLTHDQQIKRSSSLSPMNGDAANPARHQKSASGTRIKESVMEDLDWLKFSI is encoded by the coding sequence ATGAAGGAAGCAGACACGGTCGAGGCCAATAGTGACGGCCAACAGGTCGATGAGAAGGTCGGAGAACGGACCTTCTGCAGGGACGAAGTCGGAAGAGGTGTACCGCAAGTGGGTCAGTTTGATAGCATGCTGGAGATGCTGCCGGAGGATATGGGTGATGCGCCGTTTGGCCTGTGGGCCAATGGAGGTGAGTCAGGAGAGGAAGCGGCGGGTGGGCTGGGGAGCGCCTACCACGAGAAAAACGACATGGGGTTCAGTTTTGGTGGGCTGGGGCCGGTGGCCGGGGGCGAGGGGACGCAGCCCATAGACATTTTGCCGGCAGCCGGCAGAAACAATTACTTGAACCTGCAGAATGGGGAGATTGACCAGCTGTGGCACTTTAATGTGGACGAGTTCATGATGACGCCGAGTGAGCAATCTGGCATGAGCGATGGCGCGACAATATCGCAGCCGAACTCGTTCACTTCGGACGCGGCCCTTGGCATGCCTGGCTCACAGCTGGTCCCTAGCGACGTGCAAGATGGTGTGCCGTTCTTGGCGGACGCTCGCCCGATGCAGAGACGCAGCAGTGCTAGCGTGGGCCAAGGCGACAGAGCTTGGGACGGCGTATTCATGTCTGGGCAGGCGTTGCGCCCCGGTTATGAGCATGACATGGGATTCTTTAGCCCTGCTATATTCACTAACGGCGCGCGCATTTTGGATGGAAGGGCTACAATGCAAGACAATCTGCAGGTTCAAGATTCAGGACCTGGAGATTTGAACGCAGTACCACGGCCGCTGGCGGCTCCCAAACGCCCTCCTGGTCATTTGAAGACCAATTCGATAGCAGAGGATGGTCATATTCCCCTTTCTTCTCACACAACTACGAACGCGATAAAGAAAACCCAACTTACAAGACAGCCTTCCTCATCATCTCTCTCCTCTTACCGTAAAGGCCCACAGAATAATGCATCATCTGCTGACGGCTGCACAAAGCCGCAGACGCAATGCTTCAACTGTAAGACGTTCAAGACACCACTTTGGAGGCGAGACTTGCAGGGCAATACCTTATGTAATGCATGTGGGCTCTTTCAAAAATTGCACGGAACGATGCGACCGCTATCCTTAAAGAGTGATGTGATCAAGAAACGGAATACAAAGAAGCGGGCCAGAAAGGCGGAACAAGATGCACAGAAAGCTGCAAATTCTGTAATCCCGAGGAAAGTCTCGGGATCCCTACAACGCGGCGCTACAGACTATTCTAATGGAGCAGGATTAGAAAATGGCCGGACACACAATGAACTGCAAGCAATGAAATATCCTTCACGGAGGGTGTATGGCTCGCCTACTAAGGTTGGTAATGTTCAAAGTGGCCATACCGGTATGGATTTCGCTGGCGGCAGACATTATAGAAAGAGCAGCCAAGAAGTGCCATTTTTCCCGGTCAACGAGACATACCGACTGAATTCAAGCGATTTGATGAAGCACAACAGCCGGATGGCCTCCTCTTCTCAGAATGGCACGCGAAAATCACGACAGGGAAGCGCTTCAAGTTCTACTTCGAGCAAGTCATCATCCAGACAGGTTGTCCCAATCCTGCCGAAACCGTCTTCATTGGATACAACGATACCCCACCAATCTCTCTCGAGCACCATGTCTCTATCTAACCTCCAAACTTATAACAGTACCATGAACAGTACTGCTTCATCGCCACGGTACATGAACTCCCCCAGGGGCAGTAATGGTGCAATATTATCGGCAACTTCCCCTATACAGTCAAGCGGTATGCTATCTACATCAGCCGGCTGCGGGTCTGCTACCATCACTATTCCTCGAAAGAACTCCTCTCGTGGAGTATCGCAGTCCTTATCCTTCATGGCTCAGTCTTTGCAGCAATTACAAAACCAAAACTCCAATACTTTAAGTTCATCGGCCCAGCAGACGTTACCTGTCTCTAATGTTGCAGGCAGCGTTTCTCCCCAGCATCAAACCAGTAAATCTCCCTCGTCTCCGGATCTGTTTTCTGACCAGTCTTCTAGAGATCCGATGTGCACGGAATCCAAATCACATACTTCCTTACTTTCTCAGCAGCTGCAACAAAATCATGGACACAATGGCCTAAAGCCAGCGCAGCCTCAATTTCAATCCCCCGATACCCCGGCAGCTGTCCCTTCGCATAAAAGCATGCTTGTGTCTACTGCCGTCTCTCCAGCGTTGCCATTTCAGGCAGTGAATGCTACTGTCTCGCCTAGACATAGCTACGCAGTATCAATGCAGCAGCAACGCGGTGTACTGACTCACGACCAACAGATAAAGCGTTCTTCGTCCCTATCGCCAATGAACGGTGACGCTGCTAATCCTGCAAGACATCAAAAGTCGGCCTCAGGCACCCGAATCAAAGAAAGTGTTATGGAGGATTTAGATTGGTTAAAGTTCAGTATATGA
- the YEN1 gene encoding crossover junction endodeoxyribonuclease (Syntenic homolog of Saccharomyces cerevisiae YER041W (YEN1)) has translation MGSSELWDIIKHYTKPERLPFRCFVANFKKEHGRSPKIAVDAFQWLFECGFLFNVQQEERSTSAVWPAPRKAILNFVTKLRDLISLDLDFVLVFDGDEKPIYKQHYWKKRGTGQQTEARYSPRGRSPQLPHQLHSVVDLAGGICRAFNVDYITAAGEGEAECAALQVAGSVDYILTNDSDAAIFGASRILRNFSKHAQDLPSSGVSPVKKHVSEYFVTVVDIRAATEEHPTFSRKAFALFAILTGADYGTGLQHLGYKRAWALTQWSNGRFANHFWNMCSTIPEDAGVDPPQYVTFKTVLLEACRMHTKDIFGQDLKYFQKDHASDTIWWPPVGVLQSYYNPKVTRKDFRKSLFVRGASNSATGPFVTLKSAYSTLTTMRIPSLLKDFDSWYHFLVHNSALLKHLLYDDIKNTAKITEEKVLEVHSVLIPLWRVRYRSFLSDVPSPPVPSQGVSPRKRSPSRRQLDIETFPYAMWIAQGLLPRTHRLVEEFKTDAARVQKSPTKVGLLTRSPQKRTLDDYLDQSSSPVKRQKPTTGSETPIITLDSDDSSYEFSETSVVAPTLTPLWRPFSRDVSGSTEQRPSIADVTALACLREPARLKAWFAAGFERAEGSEVHQSILWRRYREFLLATTGSTDTILDYHDLPVLLETVIPGVNVRAGDRTGRVFCGVRSHTGCVSPNQGTTNARRRLSFDSFAQD, from the coding sequence ATGGGGAGTAGTGAACTCTGGGACATAATAAAGCATTATACCAAACCAGAGCGTTTACCATTCCGCTGTTTCGTGGCGAACTTCAAGAAAGAGCATGGAAGGTCACCAAAAATTGCAGTTGATGCATTCCAGTGGCTATTTGAATGTGGGTTTTTGTTTAATGTGCAACAAGAAGAACGTTCTACGTCCGCGGTTTGGCCAGCCCCGCGAAAGGCCATACTGAACTTCGTCACGAAGTTACGTGACCTTATTTCCCTGGACCTTGACTTCGTTTTAGTATTCGATGGCGACGAGAAACCTATATATAAACAGCACTATTGGAAGAAACGTGGCACTGGGCAACAGACTGAAGCAAGATACAGTCCACGTGGACGTTCACCACAGTTGCCTCATCAATTGCATTCTGTTGTCGACCTGGCAGGTGGAATATGCCGAGCATTTAATGTTGACTATATAACTGCGGCAGGAGAAGGGGAGGCAGAGTGCGCAGCACTGCAGGTTGCAGGATCCGTGGACTACATCCTTACAAATGACTCCGATGCGGCTATATTCGGCGCAAGCAGGATCTTGCGCAACTTCTCTAAGCATGCCCAAGATCTTCCAAGTAGTGGTGTTAGTCCTGTGAAGAAGCACGTCTCCGAATACTTTGTAACTGTGGTTGACATAAGAGCGGCAACCGAAGAACATCCGACCTTCAGCCGCAAGGCATTCGCACTTTTTGCAATTCTGACTGGAGCTGATTATGGCACTGGACTGCAGCACCTTGGATACAAGCGTGCATGGGCGCTAACACAGTGGTCAAATGGCCGCTTTGCTAACCACTTCTGGAATATGTGCTCCACAATACCCGAGGATGCGGGCGTGGACCCGCCGCAGTACGTCACATTTAAGACAGTGCTACTAGAGGCATGTAGAATGCATACGAAGGATATATTTGGTCAGGATCTAAAGTATTTCCAGAAGGATCATGCTTCGGACACTATCTGGTGGCCGCCAGTGGGAGTACTACAGAGCTACTACAACCCGAAAGTGACCCGCAAGGACTTCAGGAAATCACTATTCGTTCGGGGAGCATCCAATAGTGCGACAGGCCCGTTTGTGACGCTAAAGAGCGCATACAGCACCCTGACTACCATGCGTATACCCTCATTATTGAAGGATTTTGACTCGTGGTATCACTTCCTTGTACATAATAGTGCGCTCCTAAAACACCTTCTTTACGATGATATCAAAAATACCGCCAAGATCACAGAGGAAAAGGTTTTGGAGGTGCACAGCGTTTTGATACCCTTGTGGAGAGTCCGTTACCGCAGCTTTCTTTCAGACGTGCCATCACCACCAGTACCATCGCAAGGTGTGTCGCCCCGCAAACGCAGCCCCTCGCGCAGACAGCTTGATATCGAAACCTTTCCTTATGCTATGTGGATTGCCCAGGGATTATTACCCAGGACGCATCGCCTTGTTGAGGAGTTTAAAACAGATGCCGCCCGTGTGCAAAAGAGCCCAACCAAAGTGGGGTTACTAACGCGTTCACCGCAGAAAAGGACTTTAGACGACTACTTAGACCAATCTTCATCCCCCGTTAAACGCCAAAAGCCCACAACAGGCAGCGAAACCCCAATAATTACGCTTGACTCAGATGATAGCTCTTATGAATTTTCCGAGACCTCAGTCGTGGCGCCGACGCTGACGCCCTTGTGGCGTCCTTTTTCACGTGACGTGAGCGGCTCCACAGAACAAAGGCCCTCAATTGCCGATGTCACTGCACTAGCATGCCTACGGGAGCCAGCGCGGCTTAAAGCATGGTTTGCGGCTGGATTTGAGCGCGCTGAGGGATCCGAAGTACACCAATCAATACTGTGGCGCCGCTACCGCGAATTCTTGCTTGCTACTACAGGTTCGACGGACACTATCCTTGACTACCATGACCTCCCCGTGCTACTGGAGACAGTGATCCCCGGCGTAAACGTTAGGGCAGGTGACCGCACAGGCCGTGTCTTCTGTGGCGTCCGCAGCCATACGGGATGTGTCTCACCGAACCAGGGGACGACAAACGCAAGGCGGCGTCTGTCTTTCGACAGCTTCGCACAAGACTAG
- the MXR1 gene encoding peptide-methionine-S-sulfoxide reductase (Syntenic homolog of Saccharomyces cerevisiae YER042W (MXR1)), which yields MTFDTPPPAAPVSPSLKFSPQKHKLLTLAAGCFWGTEHMLRKHLGHKIVDLVAGYANGNVPTDTKGVTYERVCVGNTNFAEVVQVAFDPEVLGLSELCDFFFRMHDPTTLNAQGPDVGTQYRSALYAHSDEDLSQVRQILERWQPRWANCIKTEVALAESFYDAEEYHQRYLTNNPTGYQCPTHYLRNV from the coding sequence ATGACATTCGATACAccaccgccagctgcaccAGTGTCTCCCTCTCTCAAATTCAGTCCTCAAAAACACAAGCTGTTGACATTGGCTGCCGGATGCTTCTGGGGAACAGAGCACATGCTTCGTAAGCACCTCGGGCACAAGATCGTGGACCTGGTGGCAGGATACGCCAATGGCAATGTTCCTACCGACACGAAGGGCGTCACATACGAGCGAGTTTGTGTAGGTAACACCAATTTCGCAGAGGTGGTCCAGGTCGCTTTCGATCCCGAGGTGTTGGGATTGAGTGAGCTTTGTGATTTCTTTTTCCGCATGCACGACCCCACCACGCTTAATGCCCAGGGCCCTGATGTGGGCACCCAGTACCGCAGTGCGTTGTATGCGCATTCCGACGAGGACTTGAGCCAGGTGCGCCAGATCCTTGAGCGCTGGCAGCCTCGCTGGGCCAACTGCATTAAGACCGAGGTGGCCCTTGCTGAGTCTTTCTACGACGCGGAAGAATACCACCAGCGCTATCTAACGAACAACCCCACGGGCTACCAATGCCCCACCCACTACCTCCGGAATGTCTAG
- the MTC3 gene encoding Mtc3p (Syntenic homolog of Saccharomyces cerevisiae YGL226W (MTC3)), translating into MLAAIRRPLATRQLLLRHASTEAYTPPEYRDLNAQTWAKLSEPVREELIEYFAWRMEDRWHTISRDEARAAYFIGYGTWGPRAAKGNPTQQPPAGELVGRAIFSLVLFSALGVAAFNHVTDKRVHAALARLEVSDV; encoded by the coding sequence ATGTTGGCTGCCATCCGACGGCCTCTGGCCACTAGGCAACTGCTGCTGAGACATGCCAGTACAGAGGCATATACGCCACCAGAATACCGGGATTTAAATGCACAAACCTGGGCCAAATTGTCCGAGCCAGTGCGCGAAGAGCTGATAGAGTATTTCGCCTGGCGTATGGAAGACCGCTGGCACACGATATCGCGGGATGAAGCTCGTGCCGCTTACTTCATCGGATACGGGACATGGGGCCCACGTGCTGCGAAGGGCAATCCAACGCAACAACCTCCCGCGGGGGAGCTTGTGGGTAGGGCTATATTCTCGTTGGTGCTCTTCTCCGCGCTAGGTGTAGCAGCATtcaatcacgtgaccgaCAAGCGCGTCCACGCGGCACTCGCGAGGCTCGAGGTGTCCGATGTATAA
- the OST5 gene encoding dolichyl-diphosphooligosaccharide--protein glycotransferase subunit (Syntenic homolog of Saccharomyces cerevisiae YGL226C-A (OST5); 1-intron) — MSYEKLYKQFQNGADFSPMVPLEKQPYYGATALVISMLCILGAIVSANRSKGLAVPLLIFIPLGLVGSLLFGLASIFLANSFGVYV, encoded by the exons ATGTCATATGAGAAGCTCTAT AAACAGTTCCAGAATGGCGCAGATTTCTCACCAATGGTCCCCTTAGAAAAGCAGCCGTACTATGGCGCTACAGCTCTTGTGATCTCGATGCTGTGCATCTTGGGCGCGATCGTAAGTGCTAATCGTTCTAAGGGGCTTGCTGTGCCTCTGTTGATTTTTATCCCCTTGGGTCTTGTGGGATCTCTGCTGTTTGGGCTTGCAAGCATCTTCCTCGCTAACTCGTTCGGCGTTTACGTTTGA
- the VID30 gene encoding glucose-induced degradation complex subunit VID30 (Syntenic homolog of Saccharomyces cerevisiae YGL227W (VID30)) translates to MSLFMDEIDHQYVKALFPHYLLEQPMAYELWKLYFQHKKLFNKLKLKRRVIPNYTENGETELYRRSTKLTYATRKVIWEKLSQLGVLGIIPYDSATDEYLVQVYKYFYTTHNDRLAGGDRLLREGEATGGTAGRDEDVAMEERGEDYDEEDADDYEQSSDALPSDSDESALVVQPTQSVEPDHGAELDGGADVEAFYPAITDSKHSTKRKGNPLFSDVYSSIGYPLPHLWTTQSNNSVLVSTDGFTNLRPNPNWQLYSGYDNSPIVNNRLRTSVNNQKQQWASTWANACINHKKVAIFYYEIKVLSVTSAQSGQTCNINIGFKDWSKVASNAGEANTSDPPSRDPGEFSALNRQTSNILRGPFEGSRPTSQQSSTGKDVYIYNGSDGYINDGSLFKSYSKPYGRDDVIGCGINYVDGTIFFTKNGIHLGTAFKDVAHLDLVPYVSLKPANSIRTNFGLYEEFLFDIVGYQNHWKAKAYHNIFTAISGGEESDFGFEDDDESEENAGDHLDADVQMNDTNAGVGQDYDDINNSTLERNQQESHTDGFLLSWDTRFSGGQLYKPDKDKINNISGTDDSIPCTLNTMINDYLIHHGLIDVAKGFLKDLQKDCIPNNNEERTRSVIRHHERQIKREEENLKIRQDIRLLIKDGDIPRCIKYIDSKFPGLLTKHVELAFEFKVAEYLLAIMKLEQVTIDYVLQKGLEISNEFIYNEKLSQELRQKFKAHFGDISALMAYDNPLVECPKELAVYLTPSYLQDRLFQLVNTTILMFLKKKSESSLENMISYTRAMVNTLMEYGDQPGSSNSDSQERYYKLVNIDEDLLNL, encoded by the coding sequence ATGTCGTTGTTTATGGATGAGATCGATCACCAATATGTGAAGGCGTTGTTTCCGCACTATTTGTTGGAGCAGCCGATGGCATATGAACTTTGGAAGCTGTACTTCCAACACAAGAAACTCTTCAACAAACTGAAACTGAAGCGGCGCGTTATTCCTAACTACACGGAAAATGGAGAGACTGAGCTGTACCGGCGGTCGACGAAGTTGACGTATGCTACACGAAAGGTAATTTGGGAAAAGCTCTCGCAGTTGGGGGTTCTTGGAATTATACCGTACGACTCTGCGACAGACGAGTATTTGGTGCAGGTGTACAAGTACTTCTACACTACGCATAACGACCGGCTGGCCGGCGGAGACCGTTTGCTACGGGAGGGTGAGGCCACGGGCGGAACAGCCGGGCGGGACGAGGACGTGGCGATGGAGGAGCGCGGCGAGGACTACGACGAGGAAGATGCGGACGACTACGAGCAGTCTTCGGATGCTCTGCCCTCGGACAGCGATGAGTCTGCGCTTGTGGTGCAGCCGACGCAATCTGTGGAGCCGGACCATGGGGCAGAGCTAGACGGCGGTGCCGATGTGGAAGCGTTCTACCCTGCAATCACGGACTCGAAGCACTCCACGAAACGTAAGGGCAACCCCCTTTTCTCAGACGTATACTCCTCGATAGGCTATCCTTTGCCCCACCTCTGGACCACACAGTCGAACAACTCAGTTTTGGTCTCAACAGACGGTTTCACAAACTTGCGGCCTAACCCCAACTGGCAGCTCTACTCTGGCTATGACAACAGCCCTATTGTAAATAATAGGCTACGGACTTCAGTTAATAACCAGAAGCAGCAGTGGGCTTCCACCTGGGCGAATGCTTGTATTAATCATAAGAAAGTGGCTATCTTTTACTATGAAATTAAGGTACTATCGGTGACCAGCGCGCAGTCAGGCCAAACCTGCAATATCAATATTGGATTTAAGGACTGGTCAAAAGTCGCGTCAAATGCTGGCGAAGCAAACACTAGCGATCCACCTTCGAGGGACCCGGGTGAATTTTCTGCCTTGAACCGGCAAACTTCCAACATATTAAGAGGGCCTTTTGAGGGTTCCAGGCCAACTTCGCAACAGAGTAGCACTGGTAAGGATGTCTACATTTACAACGGGTCGGACGGTTACATAAATGACGGCTCTTTGTTCAAGTCGTACTCGAAGCCCTATGGTCGAGACGACGTGATCGGATGTGGCATTAACTATGTCGATGGTACAATTTTCTTTACCAAGAACGGCATACATCTTGGCACTGCATTCAAGGATGTTGCGCATTTAGACCTCGTTCCTTATGTTTCATTAAAACCCGCTAATTCGATCAGAACAAACTTCGGGTTGTACGAGGAGTTCTTGTTTGATATTGTTGGTTACCAGAATCATTGGAAGGCGAAGGCATATCATAATATATTTACCGCCATCTCTGGCGGAGAGGAGAGTGATTTTGGTTTCGAAGATGATGACGAAAGTGAGGAAAACGCAGGCGATCACCTTGATGCAGATGTTCAGATGAACGATACCAATGCCGGAGTCGGACAAGACTATGACGATATCAATAATTCCACGCTGGAAAGAAACCAACAGGAATCACATACAGATGGGTTCTTGTTGAGTTGGGACACCAGGTTTAGTGGCGGTCAGCTATATAAACCAGACAAAGATAAAATAAACAACATTAGTGGGACGGACGACTCCATACCATGCACTTTAAATACGATGATCAATGACTATCTAATTCACCACGGGCTCATTGATGTTGCCAAAGGGTTTCTGAAGGACCTCCAGAAAGATTGTATCCCAAACAATAATGAGGAGCGAACAAGATCCGTAATTCGACACCATGAACGCCAAATTAAACGTGAAGAAGAGAACTTAAAGATACGTCAGGATATTCGGCTGTTGATTAAAGATGGCGACATTCCTCGCTGCATCAAGTATATAGATTCTAAGTTTCCTGGTCTTTTAACAAAACACGTTGAATTGGCGTTTGAATTCAAGGTGGCAGAATACTTACTCGCAATAATGAAGCTAGAGCAGGTAACTATCGACTATGTTCTTCAAAAGGGACTAGAGATCTCTAACGAGTTCATATACAATGAGAAATTGTCGCAGGAGCTCCGGCAAAAGTTTAAGGCGCACTTTGGAGACATATCGGCGTTAATGGCGTACGATAACCCACTGGTTGAGTGCCCTAAGGAATTAGCGGTGTATCTCACCCCATCTTACCTACAGGATAGGCTTTTCCAGCTTGTGAACACCACCATTTTGATGTTCCTAAAGAAGAAGAGCGAGTCATCCCTCGAAAACATGATCAGCTATACACGCGCAATGGTAAACACGTTGATGGAGTATGGCGACCAGCCCGGCTCCTCCAACTCAGACTCACAAGAGCGTTATTACAAGTTGGTAAATATCGATGAAGACCTTTTGAACTTGTAA